In a genomic window of Borrelia maritima:
- a CDS encoding DNA topoisomerase IV subunit A translates to MDIRTVLKDNFLQYSSYVIKDRAIASVVDGFKPVQRRIIHSLFEMHDGNFHKVANVVGNTMKYHPHGDASIYEALVNIANKDLFIEKQGNFGNLFTGDPASASRYIECRLTPLAFDVLYSKEITVYESSYDGRNNEPLLYPAKIPVILIQGSEGIAVGMAAKILPHNFNEILNAVKSELLGENYDIYPDFPTGGIVDVNEYADGNGKVLVRAKIETVDEKTIVIRELPFGETTESLISSIEKAIRKNYIKVSSINDFTAENVAIELSLPRGVYASEVIEKLYHYTNCQISISVNLLLLNDRYPVVYTIKDLIKFHAANLQKILKMELELQKSKVLEKIFYKTLEQIFIEKKIYKLLETISKEENIASVILSEVLRYKDSFSREVFKEDVENLLKIPIRKISLFDIDKNSKDIKILNKELKSINSNISSIRGYSINFIDLLLAKYSKEHQRKTEISLIKSKNVKEIATKNMKVYLNLAEGFVGTSLFDGEFIGNASYYDKVLVFKKKSYILKNIEDKTFIDKKNVCALVYDVNSSKEQIFSIIYYNKLDNFYYVKRFKIDKFITDKVYEFLGENDEFVDFSLSPEFVEFSTNKDIVKRIEIANFMVKSRSSIGKRISNNNLKKVKFK, encoded by the coding sequence ATGGATATTAGAACTGTTCTTAAAGATAATTTTTTACAATATTCATCTTATGTTATTAAAGACCGTGCTATTGCTAGTGTTGTTGATGGATTTAAACCAGTTCAAAGGAGAATCATACATTCTCTTTTTGAAATGCATGATGGCAATTTTCATAAAGTTGCAAACGTTGTTGGCAATACAATGAAATACCACCCCCATGGGGATGCGTCAATTTATGAGGCTCTTGTTAATATTGCTAATAAGGATCTGTTTATTGAAAAGCAGGGCAATTTTGGTAATTTGTTTACAGGCGATCCTGCTTCTGCTTCTAGGTATATTGAATGCAGATTAACGCCCTTAGCTTTTGATGTTCTTTACAGCAAAGAAATAACAGTTTATGAATCTTCTTATGATGGAAGAAATAATGAACCTTTGCTTTATCCTGCAAAAATTCCTGTTATTTTAATTCAGGGAAGTGAGGGAATTGCTGTTGGAATGGCAGCCAAAATTTTACCTCATAACTTTAATGAGATTTTAAATGCAGTAAAAAGTGAGCTTCTTGGAGAGAATTACGATATTTATCCCGATTTCCCAACAGGAGGAATAGTTGATGTTAATGAATATGCTGATGGTAATGGCAAAGTTTTAGTTAGAGCTAAAATTGAAACTGTAGATGAAAAAACAATTGTAATAAGGGAACTACCTTTTGGGGAGACTACTGAGAGTTTAATATCTTCGATTGAGAAAGCGATTAGAAAAAATTATATTAAAGTTTCAAGTATTAATGATTTTACTGCTGAAAATGTGGCTATAGAGTTATCTTTGCCCAGAGGTGTTTATGCAAGTGAAGTGATTGAGAAGTTATATCATTATACAAATTGTCAGATATCAATTTCTGTTAATTTATTGTTGCTTAACGATAGGTATCCTGTTGTTTATACTATTAAAGATCTTATTAAGTTTCATGCAGCCAATCTTCAAAAAATTTTAAAAATGGAGCTTGAATTACAAAAAAGCAAGGTTCTTGAAAAAATATTTTATAAAACATTGGAACAAATTTTTATTGAAAAAAAGATTTATAAACTTCTTGAAACAATTTCTAAAGAAGAAAATATTGCAAGCGTAATATTGTCAGAAGTTTTAAGGTATAAAGATTCTTTTTCAAGGGAAGTTTTCAAAGAAGATGTTGAAAATTTACTTAAGATTCCAATTAGAAAAATAAGTCTTTTTGATATTGATAAGAATTCCAAAGATATTAAAATTTTAAATAAAGAATTAAAGAGTATAAATAGCAATATTTCTTCAATAAGAGGATATTCAATAAACTTTATTGATCTATTACTTGCAAAGTATTCTAAAGAGCATCAAAGGAAGACTGAAATTTCTTTAATAAAATCAAAAAATGTAAAAGAAATAGCTACGAAGAATATGAAGGTTTATTTAAATTTAGCAGAAGGTTTTGTAGGAACTAGTCTTTTTGATGGTGAATTCATTGGAAATGCTAGCTATTATGATAAAGTGCTAGTTTTTAAGAAAAAAAGTTATATTCTTAAAAATATTGAAGACAAGACATTTATAGATAAAAAGAATGTATGTGCTTTAGTTTATGATGTAAATAGTTCAAAAGAACAAATATTTTCAATAATTTATTATAATAAGCTTGATAATTTTTATTATGTTAAAAGATTTAAAATAGATAAATTTATTACAGACAAAGTCTATGAATTTTTAGGAGAAAATGATGAATTTGTTGATTTTTCATTGAGTCCTGAATTTGTAGAATTTTCGACAAATAAAGACATTGTTAAAAGAAT
- a CDS encoding DNA topoisomerase IV subunit B, with amino-acid sequence MNTQNYDESKIITLSSLEHIRLRSGMYIGRLGDGSNIDDGIYILIKEIIDNSIDEFIMGYGNEIFIKKENNLITIRDYGRGIPLGKVVESVSVINTGAKYNDDVFQFSVGLNGVGTKAVNALSSKFLVRSTRNGKSFEALFSKGNLLESREVKSSDKDGTYVEFLADSEIFGKYSYSEDFLKRRFFHYACLNKGLIINYNGQIFESKNGLLDFLNSEIKSDDLLYDVVYYSSKTLEFAFSHTNNYGETYFSFVNGQYTNDGGTHQTGFREGFVRAINDFLKKTYSSTDVREGLVATLSVKIKDPIFESQTKNKLGNIETRGNVAKEVQKVISEILYKDKTLAKLIEKKVVDNERLRKELSSVRKEARERAKKISFKIPKLKDCKFHFNGNSSHSEQTMIFLTEGDSATGSMVSCRDVYTQAIFSLRGKPQNMFEKNKSEIYKNEELYNMMVALGIEESIENLRYNKVVIATDADFDGFHIRNLLLTFFLTFFEDLILNGHMYILETPLFRVRNRKVTIYCYSEEEKQKAILELKGGCEVTRFKGLGEISPNEFKGFIDISSIKLTKVDLFNIKEIKEKLAFYMGQNTPERRNFIMENLI; translated from the coding sequence ATGAATACTCAAAATTATGATGAAAGCAAAATAATCACTCTCTCTTCTCTTGAGCACATCAGATTAAGATCTGGTATGTATATTGGGCGTTTAGGAGATGGTTCTAATATTGATGATGGTATTTACATTTTAATTAAAGAGATAATAGACAATTCAATTGATGAGTTTATTATGGGATACGGAAATGAAATTTTTATAAAAAAAGAAAACAATCTTATTACTATTAGGGATTACGGAAGAGGAATTCCTCTTGGAAAAGTTGTTGAGAGCGTTTCAGTTATTAATACTGGAGCCAAGTATAATGATGATGTTTTTCAATTTTCTGTAGGTCTTAATGGGGTTGGAACTAAGGCGGTTAATGCTTTAAGTTCAAAATTTTTGGTAAGATCAACAAGGAATGGTAAATCTTTTGAGGCTTTGTTTTCTAAGGGAAATTTATTGGAATCTAGAGAAGTAAAATCTTCTGATAAAGATGGTACTTATGTTGAGTTTTTAGCAGATTCAGAAATATTTGGAAAATATTCTTACAGTGAAGATTTTCTAAAGAGAAGATTTTTCCATTATGCTTGTTTGAATAAAGGACTTATAATAAACTATAATGGTCAAATTTTTGAATCTAAAAATGGGCTTTTAGATTTTTTGAATTCAGAAATTAAAAGTGATGATTTGCTTTATGATGTTGTTTACTATTCTAGTAAAACCTTAGAATTTGCTTTTTCTCATACAAATAATTACGGCGAGACTTATTTTTCATTTGTTAATGGGCAATATACCAACGATGGAGGCACTCACCAGACTGGTTTTAGAGAGGGCTTTGTAAGAGCTATTAACGATTTCCTTAAAAAAACATATTCCTCAACAGATGTTAGGGAGGGACTTGTTGCAACTCTTTCTGTTAAAATTAAGGACCCAATATTTGAAAGCCAAACTAAGAATAAACTTGGAAATATTGAAACTAGAGGCAATGTTGCAAAGGAAGTTCAGAAGGTAATTTCTGAGATTTTGTATAAAGATAAAACACTTGCGAAATTGATTGAAAAAAAAGTAGTTGACAATGAGCGACTTAGAAAAGAACTAAGTAGTGTAAGAAAAGAGGCAAGAGAGAGAGCAAAAAAAATATCTTTCAAAATTCCAAAACTTAAGGATTGTAAATTTCATTTTAATGGCAACAGTAGTCATTCAGAGCAAACCATGATCTTCTTGACAGAAGGAGACTCTGCAACAGGTTCAATGGTGTCTTGTAGAGATGTTTATACTCAGGCTATATTTTCTCTTAGAGGGAAACCTCAAAATATGTTTGAAAAAAATAAATCTGAAATATACAAAAATGAAGAGCTTTATAATATGATGGTAGCTCTTGGCATTGAGGAATCAATTGAAAATTTGAGGTACAATAAGGTTGTAATAGCAACCGATGCAGATTTTGATGGATTTCATATTAGAAATTTGTTGTTAACTTTTTTCTTGACTTTTTTTGAAGATTTAATTTTAAATGGGCATATGTATATTTTAGAAACTCCTCTTTTTAGGGTTAGAAATAGAAAAGTCACAATTTATTGTTATTCTGAGGAAGAAAAGCAAAAAGCCATTCTTGAGCTTAAGGGAGGATGCGAAGTAACAAGATTTAAGGGTCTTGGTGAAATTTCTCCAAATGAATTTAAAGGTTTTATTGATATTAGTAGCATTAAACTTACAAAAGTGGATCTTTTTAATATTAAAGAAATAAAAGAGAAGTTAGCTTTTTATATGGGGCAAAATACTCCTGAGAGGCGGAATTTTATTATGGAGAATTTAATTTAA
- a CDS encoding 1-acyl-sn-glycerol-3-phosphate acyltransferase produces MKILRSLITYVNVLFFFLILIFFLYPFYLVCKIFLLERYVIRFSFVMMRVCIKISLWLAGIKVVVTGSENIPLQKGNVIIMGNHIAAMDPLIFIYTFASPFVILAKHSLLRVPFLNIVLIVMGTIFVNRKRIRSAAAAEVRAIKVMKEGRSIGIFPEGTRNRGGDTKVFKKGAFKMALKTGTSILPVTLCNTNNFFIKNIIFNSGLSVYIHIHPLVDILSLSEYEKDNLASIIRDQIVKKLETIKI; encoded by the coding sequence ATGAAAATATTGAGAAGTCTTATAACTTATGTTAATGTTTTATTTTTCTTTTTGATTTTAATTTTTTTTTTATATCCTTTTTACTTAGTTTGTAAAATTTTTTTACTTGAGCGTTATGTTATTAGATTCAGCTTCGTTATGATGCGGGTCTGCATTAAGATTAGCTTATGGCTTGCTGGAATTAAAGTTGTTGTTACAGGTTCTGAGAATATTCCCCTCCAAAAAGGCAATGTAATAATAATGGGAAATCATATTGCGGCTATGGATCCTTTAATTTTTATTTATACTTTTGCAAGTCCGTTTGTAATATTGGCAAAGCATTCATTGCTTAGAGTTCCTTTTTTGAATATTGTTTTGATTGTTATGGGCACTATTTTTGTTAATAGAAAGAGAATAAGATCTGCTGCAGCAGCTGAGGTTAGGGCAATAAAGGTTATGAAAGAGGGTAGATCCATTGGAATTTTTCCTGAAGGGACTAGAAATAGAGGGGGAGATACTAAAGTTTTTAAAAAGGGTGCATTTAAGATGGCATTAAAGACGGGAACATCTATTCTTCCTGTTACTCTTTGTAATACTAATAACTTTTTTATTAAAAATATTATTTTTAATTCTGGACTATCTGTTTATATTCATATCCATCCTTTGGTAGATATTTTATCCTTAAGTGAATATGAAAAAGATAATCTTGCTAGTATTATTAGAGATCAAATAGTTAAAAAGCTTGAAACTATTAAAATTTAA
- a CDS encoding pallilysin-related adhesin: MIKVLFAGVINILNKKLIWFYRFLFFFFFFILFACSKVSKDFIVFNKDVKSASKIDNLNSNVLEINKMEDFFGSIIDLKGYKILAVQQENLNLDVYFEQVVLAQNFSNLNAYLFIIGFDPKIKVGTILFKTQIDIDPKNSYNMYLEDITGDYDFNIVVQGFLKDKSVLYVFQKSVLNDVSSYKPIFFDKVNGTVLINKYTRSSAYEENRSRESYPISLEKYEKVGEDLIISKIEKYEYSHAQGKYYLSSVSEKVGKIDNNVYKTLKNLSKDEVYRFLHGVWYDVHDYNKKQDKDIDEVLFLSFEKQSSEINLFRKNSQEVAKIKYISKPAYNTLNVSAKSLFSDLIVYNFWIKIVDKENIEIKIDTSTNSYDNSGFSGAFKRFDENVLNLEKRGNNNIYFIPNGNYVYKDKIYDFSYPHLTYIDENKIYYGIFNIFPLKNNYVLEYEIDMGNYKLVESFFLEHNERVVQKQKFSTIILNPIKILKDDVSLLKGQKLKLERIEKIG, encoded by the coding sequence ATGATAAAAGTTTTATTTGCTGGTGTAATTAATATTCTTAATAAAAAATTAATTTGGTTTTATAGATTTTTGTTTTTTTTCTTTTTTTTTATACTATTTGCTTGTTCTAAAGTAAGTAAAGATTTCATTGTTTTTAATAAAGATGTGAAATCTGCTTCCAAGATCGATAATCTAAATTCTAATGTTTTGGAAATTAACAAAATGGAAGATTTTTTTGGATCTATTATAGATTTAAAAGGTTATAAAATTCTTGCAGTTCAGCAAGAAAATTTAAATTTAGATGTTTATTTTGAACAGGTGGTTTTAGCTCAAAATTTTTCAAATCTTAATGCGTATTTATTTATTATTGGTTTTGATCCTAAAATTAAAGTTGGAACGATTCTTTTTAAAACTCAAATAGATATTGACCCAAAAAATTCTTATAACATGTATCTTGAGGATATTACAGGTGATTATGATTTTAATATAGTTGTTCAAGGATTTTTAAAAGATAAATCTGTTTTGTATGTTTTTCAAAAATCTGTGTTAAATGATGTCTCTTCTTATAAGCCTATATTTTTTGACAAAGTTAATGGAACTGTTCTTATCAATAAGTATACAAGATCCTCAGCTTATGAAGAAAATAGATCAAGAGAAAGTTATCCTATTTCTTTAGAAAAATATGAAAAAGTGGGAGAAGATTTAATAATTAGCAAGATTGAGAAATATGAATATTCTCATGCTCAGGGCAAATATTATCTTTCTTCTGTTAGTGAAAAAGTTGGCAAGATTGATAATAATGTTTATAAAACTTTAAAGAATTTAAGTAAAGATGAAGTTTATAGATTTTTGCACGGAGTTTGGTACGACGTTCATGATTATAATAAAAAACAGGACAAAGATATTGATGAAGTTTTATTCTTATCTTTTGAAAAGCAATCAAGTGAGATTAATCTTTTTAGAAAAAATTCTCAAGAAGTTGCAAAGATTAAATATATTTCAAAGCCAGCTTATAATACTCTTAATGTTAGTGCAAAGTCTCTTTTCTCAGATTTGATAGTTTACAATTTTTGGATAAAAATTGTAGATAAAGAAAACATTGAAATCAAAATTGATACTAGTACTAATTCTTATGATAATAGTGGATTTTCAGGCGCATTTAAAAGATTTGATGAGAATGTATTGAATCTTGAAAAAAGGGGTAATAATAATATTTATTTTATTCCTAATGGGAATTACGTGTATAAGGACAAAATTTATGATTTTTCTTATCCCCATTTAACTTATATTGATGAGAATAAAATTTATTATGGTATTTTTAATATTTTCCCTTTAAAAAATAATTATGTTCTTGAATATGAAATTGATATGGGCAATTACAAGCTCGTTGAATCTTTTTTCCTTGAGCATAACGAGAGAGTTGTTCAAAAGCAAAAATTTTCTACAATTATTTTAAATCCTATTAAAATTTTAAAAGATGATGTAAGCTTACTTAAAGGGCAAAAATTAAAACTTGAACGAATAGAAAAAATAGGATAA
- a CDS encoding peptidylprolyl isomerase, with the protein MRKRSRKVKGDLVVLESKEKKIGIWGIFALILIVFGFIIAPLLPGIFDNAHSSGLKFGSYKGQPIYYKKDSKFAKYVNYYSNLYSRLQGNAKNINVDYNAWYLAFMKYVEDIAFLDLIKKYNFYISKETLNKNLLRSPEYLDSSGNFSSKRYNKASDYQKVKIYNDMVENILFSNVKIFLNSNLIFPDSLFNLIKDMSTVERHISYLSLSYQDFSNQEAIFYAEKNLNLFKRLSLASIRFKNMNDARNAHDKLLNKAPFEELAKLYSDDIANFKGVVSLDKHYFDLDLIIENKEDLNSIFSLREGEFSKPIKTKNKSEYQIYKAFSNVHDFDKTSDSDISSVKNYIETYEPSVIEGYLENKLNDFLSDVKLSSLSQALEKYRLSFKEEIVNLSYNINIYPNTLKDLVEFNNSKSFYNIIFGLKENSWSKPFAANKKVYLFLLNSAKKGSNQFKEEIKNEKLLENFNIANSGLITDFLLNKKDFVNNFNESFFALQNFSQN; encoded by the coding sequence ATGCGAAAAAGAAGTAGAAAAGTCAAAGGTGATTTAGTTGTACTTGAATCGAAAGAAAAAAAAATTGGTATATGGGGTATTTTTGCTCTTATTTTAATTGTTTTTGGATTTATTATTGCGCCTTTGCTTCCAGGAATTTTTGATAATGCACATTCATCTGGCTTAAAATTTGGTTCTTATAAAGGCCAGCCTATTTACTATAAAAAAGATAGTAAGTTTGCCAAGTATGTTAATTATTATTCAAATCTTTATTCTAGATTACAGGGAAATGCTAAGAATATTAATGTAGATTATAATGCCTGGTATTTGGCATTTATGAAATATGTTGAGGATATTGCTTTTCTTGACTTAATAAAAAAATATAATTTTTATATTTCTAAGGAAACCTTGAATAAAAATTTACTCAGATCTCCTGAATATTTGGATTCTAGCGGGAATTTTAGTTCCAAAAGATATAATAAAGCTTCTGATTATCAAAAAGTTAAGATTTATAATGATATGGTAGAAAATATATTGTTTTCCAATGTGAAAATTTTTTTAAATAGTAATTTAATATTTCCCGATTCTCTTTTTAATCTAATTAAAGATATGAGTACTGTAGAAAGGCATATTTCATATCTTTCTCTTTCTTATCAAGATTTTTCTAATCAAGAGGCAATATTTTATGCTGAGAAAAATTTAAATTTATTTAAGCGTTTATCGCTTGCATCTATTCGGTTTAAAAATATGAATGATGCTAGGAATGCTCATGATAAGTTATTAAATAAAGCTCCATTTGAAGAGCTTGCTAAGCTTTATTCAGATGATATTGCCAATTTTAAAGGTGTTGTTTCTTTGGATAAGCATTATTTTGATTTAGATCTTATTATTGAAAATAAAGAAGACCTAAATTCTATTTTTTCTTTAAGAGAAGGAGAATTTAGCAAACCTATTAAGACTAAAAATAAAAGTGAATATCAAATATATAAGGCATTTAGCAATGTTCATGATTTTGATAAAACCTCAGATAGCGATATTAGTTCTGTTAAAAATTATATTGAAACTTATGAACCAAGTGTTATTGAGGGTTATTTGGAAAATAAGCTAAATGATTTTCTAAGTGATGTTAAGCTTAGCAGTTTAAGCCAAGCTCTTGAAAAATATAGGTTAAGTTTTAAAGAAGAAATTGTTAATTTATCTTATAATATTAATATTTATCCGAATACTTTAAAAGATTTGGTTGAGTTTAATAATAGTAAGTCTTTTTATAATATTATTTTTGGATTGAAAGAAAATTCTTGGTCCAAGCCTTTTGCAGCTAATAAAAAAGTTTATTTATTTTTACTTAATTCAGCTAAAAAAGGATCTAATCAGTTCAAAGAAGAGATCAAAAATGAAAAACTTCTTGAAAATTTCAATATTGCAAATAGTGGTTTGATTACAGATTTTTTATTGAATAAAAAAGATTTTGTTAATAATTTTAATGAATCGTTTTTTGCTTTACAAAACTTTAGTCAGAACTAA
- a CDS encoding protein-glutamate O-methyltransferase, giving the protein MNASQNKFNLNINITKEELLRLIKIVYNNFGINLNEKKKMLIESRLSSLLKVKGFKNFTEYINFLEKSTGSIQLIELVDKISTNHTYFFRESKHFDFLNNKILPKLTEKILKSGNSEIRIWSAGCSSGEEPYTIAMILNEYMENNKVNFKVKILATDISISVLNEAYEGIYPEDRIINLPKYLKNKYLNQLQDNKFQVKEILKKMVYFKKLNLMDEKFPFSKKFDLIFCRNVMIYFDEKTRNNLANKFNSYLKKDSYLLIGHSETIRGNKNLEYIMPATYKKIL; this is encoded by the coding sequence ATGAATGCAAGCCAAAACAAATTCAATCTTAATATAAATATAACTAAGGAAGAACTGTTAAGGTTAATAAAAATAGTTTACAACAATTTTGGAATAAATCTCAACGAAAAAAAAAAGATGCTAATTGAAAGCAGATTATCATCTCTTCTCAAAGTTAAGGGTTTTAAAAATTTTACCGAATACATTAACTTTTTAGAAAAAAGCACTGGAAGCATTCAATTAATTGAGCTGGTAGACAAAATATCAACAAATCATACCTACTTTTTCAGAGAATCTAAACATTTTGATTTTTTAAATAATAAAATATTGCCCAAACTTACCGAAAAAATATTAAAATCGGGAAACTCGGAAATTAGAATATGGTCGGCTGGCTGCTCAAGCGGTGAAGAGCCTTACACAATTGCAATGATACTAAACGAATACATGGAAAATAATAAAGTAAATTTTAAAGTCAAAATCTTAGCAACAGATATTTCAATTAGCGTTCTTAACGAAGCTTATGAAGGAATTTATCCTGAAGATCGTATAATAAATTTACCCAAATATTTAAAAAATAAATATTTAAATCAACTTCAAGATAATAAATTTCAAGTTAAAGAAATTTTGAAAAAAATGGTTTATTTTAAAAAATTAAATTTAATGGATGAAAAATTTCCATTTAGCAAAAAATTTGACCTGATATTTTGTAGAAACGTCATGATATATTTTGATGAAAAAACTAGAAACAACCTTGCAAATAAATTTAACTCCTATCTTAAAAAAGATTCTTATCTTTTAATTGGACACTCAGAAACAATAAGGGGGAATAAAAATCTTGAATATATAATGCCTGCTACTTATAAAAAGATATTATAA
- the phoU gene encoding phosphate signaling complex protein PhoU, whose product MIRRKLTKQLEIIKDYLWDMKECVLKIIDDSLIALESKDKSLAKKIINEDEKIIDDYQYDIEDLCGRIIATEHPVATELREILAIIKIISSLERIADHATKIVRVVLLLESDLDDFDFLNLYFKPLREMADTAKEMLSDIFDAYFDGDFTKILKIVKYDNIIDKLFSKQKSIVIDAMKKNPENLDYLLNILFLNSFLERVGDHVATIGELLYFIRVGEKVNLT is encoded by the coding sequence ATGATACGGAGAAAGCTTACCAAACAACTTGAAATAATAAAAGATTATCTTTGGGATATGAAAGAATGTGTGCTTAAAATTATAGATGATTCTTTAATAGCTTTAGAATCTAAAGATAAAAGTTTAGCTAAAAAAATAATCAATGAAGATGAAAAAATAATAGATGATTATCAATACGATATTGAGGATTTGTGTGGAAGAATAATTGCGACTGAACATCCTGTTGCCACAGAGCTTAGAGAAATTTTAGCAATTATTAAGATAATAAGTTCTCTTGAAAGGATTGCAGATCATGCCACTAAAATTGTAAGAGTTGTTCTTCTTCTTGAATCAGACTTGGATGATTTTGATTTTCTTAATCTGTATTTTAAACCTTTAAGAGAAATGGCCGATACGGCTAAAGAAATGTTATCTGATATTTTTGACGCATATTTTGATGGAGATTTTACTAAAATATTAAAGATAGTTAAGTATGACAATATAATAGATAAATTGTTTTCAAAGCAAAAAAGCATTGTTATTGATGCAATGAAAAAAAATCCTGAAAATTTGGATTATCTTTTAAATATATTATTTTTGAATAGTTTTTTAGAAAGAGTTGGCGATCACGTAGCAACAATTGGTGAATTGCTTTATTTTATTAGAGTAGGCGAGAAAGTAAACTTAACCTAG
- a CDS encoding tetratricopeptide repeat protein, giving the protein MINKFLIYISLLFFVFEVYSKPAFINQGYSYELDFSSRKVDINVNTNSRFNLAFKNESWIYIKNNENQAFIKLIGESYENGAVFTFQTFNKECKINLVFSYQNVKDSNEFNKIIVLKITKKFEVETNNIQPGKNGINDVTPLEVTTRALNLSYINDYRGAIDLLNKYNFNDDKYILLKAEIYYKNGDYLKSYENYLKLKNKCFKSIVFDLIKLGIELNIKEEVLESARYLVEKNIDFSESIYLDIFEFLVTKGEYEFALNFSYLYFPKYIKSNFSDKYSYFLGRLYESESRYKDFLKALSCYKLVIDNYPFSSYYERAKIRYLFLKRFF; this is encoded by the coding sequence ATGATTAATAAATTTTTGATTTATATAAGTTTGCTATTTTTTGTTTTTGAAGTTTATTCTAAGCCAGCTTTTATAAATCAGGGTTATTCATATGAGCTTGATTTTAGCAGTAGAAAAGTAGATATTAATGTAAATACCAACTCAAGGTTTAATCTTGCTTTTAAAAATGAGTCTTGGATTTATATCAAAAACAATGAAAATCAAGCTTTTATTAAGTTAATTGGAGAATCTTATGAAAATGGAGCTGTTTTTACTTTCCAAACTTTTAACAAAGAATGCAAAATTAATTTGGTTTTCAGCTACCAAAATGTTAAAGATTCTAACGAATTTAATAAAATAATTGTCTTGAAAATTACAAAGAAGTTTGAAGTTGAAACTAATAATATTCAGCCTGGGAAGAATGGTATCAATGATGTAACCCCTTTAGAGGTTACTACTAGAGCTTTAAATTTGTCTTACATTAATGATTACAGAGGAGCAATAGATTTGCTTAATAAATATAATTTTAATGATGATAAATATATTTTATTGAAGGCGGAAATTTATTATAAAAATGGTGATTATTTGAAATCTTATGAAAATTATTTGAAATTGAAAAATAAATGCTTTAAAAGCATTGTTTTTGATCTAATTAAACTTGGTATAGAATTAAATATTAAAGAAGAGGTCTTGGAGAGTGCTAGATATTTAGTTGAAAAGAATATTGATTTTTCTGAGAGTATTTATCTTGACATATTTGAATTTTTAGTAACAAAGGGGGAGTATGAGTTTGCTTTAAATTTTAGTTATTTGTATTTTCCTAAATATATTAAGTCAAACTTTTCAGATAAATATAGTTACTTTTTGGGGAGACTTTATGAGTCTGAAAGCAGATATAAAGATTTTTTAAAGGCTTTAAGTTGCTATAAATTAGTTATTGATAATTACCCTTTTAGTTCTTATTATGAGAGAGCCAAGATAAGATATTTATTTTTAAAGCGGTTTTTTTAG